Proteins from a genomic interval of Paenibacillus sp. FSL R5-0623:
- the flgK gene encoding flagellar hook-associated protein FlgK gives MTSTFHSIETAKRSLFTQTTALSTTGHNVANANTEGYSRQKVNMQASIPMEPFAFLHSTTPGQLGTGVEFDSITRVREKFLDDQYRNENTNFGSWSIQRDTLEKLEAIVNEPSNTGFRTVMDNFYKSWSDLSKNPEDVTARRIVKETTLALTDAMNQISRQLDALSQDLDSNIAVKGNEIQGYLGNIANLNSAIVKVESLGDNANDLRDQRDLMSDKLSKIMNITVTDSPQGYQIQMNGQALVTGGAVQVAVDPVFLNAAYTAGTLTNGEVHGMIKSRDTLVSDYQKQMDDLANTLANGDIQITIPVGSVLPENNPWGLTGEARKIDESFQNPVTVKGLNGLHQIGYSMDGTNAGGLPFFTAAGGGTVITAGNISLNAEILADPNKIATSLRTTDASGTETVIKGNNTLAILIANLKDTPMKTTDGLRNATIGAQFSAIVGQLGVQSQEAARQTSNSEFLVEQVDTRRQSVSGVSLDEEMANMIKFQHAYSASARFMTTYDQLLDKLINSTGMVGR, from the coding sequence GTGACATCTACATTTCATTCAATCGAAACGGCTAAACGCAGTTTGTTCACACAGACGACAGCTCTTAGCACAACAGGCCATAACGTAGCCAATGCCAATACGGAAGGGTACTCACGCCAAAAGGTAAACATGCAGGCATCCATTCCAATGGAGCCGTTCGCATTTCTGCATAGCACAACACCAGGACAGCTCGGTACAGGGGTAGAGTTCGATTCCATTACCCGTGTGCGTGAGAAATTCCTGGACGACCAATATCGTAATGAAAACACCAACTTCGGAAGTTGGTCTATTCAACGAGACACACTTGAGAAACTCGAAGCTATTGTAAACGAACCATCCAATACGGGTTTTCGAACGGTTATGGATAACTTCTACAAATCATGGTCAGATCTAAGTAAAAACCCAGAGGACGTTACAGCACGTCGGATTGTCAAGGAAACCACACTCGCTCTAACGGATGCGATGAATCAGATTAGCCGCCAACTGGATGCACTCAGTCAGGATTTGGATAGTAACATCGCGGTCAAAGGTAATGAGATCCAAGGTTACCTGGGTAACATTGCGAACCTTAATAGTGCCATTGTGAAAGTAGAGTCTCTTGGCGATAATGCCAACGATTTGCGTGACCAGCGAGACTTGATGTCAGATAAGTTGTCCAAAATTATGAACATTACGGTTACGGATTCTCCACAAGGATACCAGATTCAGATGAATGGACAGGCACTCGTTACAGGGGGGGCAGTACAAGTTGCGGTAGACCCTGTCTTTCTGAATGCTGCATATACGGCAGGTACGCTCACCAACGGCGAAGTCCATGGGATGATTAAGTCCAGAGATACGTTGGTGAGTGATTACCAGAAGCAAATGGACGACTTGGCTAATACCCTTGCTAACGGTGATATTCAAATTACAATTCCAGTGGGTTCTGTTTTACCTGAAAATAATCCTTGGGGTCTCACAGGTGAAGCTCGCAAGATAGATGAAAGTTTTCAAAATCCAGTGACGGTTAAAGGCTTAAACGGGTTGCATCAAATCGGGTACAGCATGGATGGAACCAATGCAGGAGGATTACCTTTCTTTACCGCAGCAGGTGGTGGAACAGTGATTACAGCGGGTAACATCTCATTGAACGCTGAGATTCTGGCTGATCCGAATAAGATTGCTACTTCGCTCCGCACAACGGATGCTTCTGGTACTGAAACTGTAATTAAAGGTAACAACACACTTGCGATTTTGATTGCTAATTTGAAGGATACACCAATGAAGACGACCGACGGCCTGCGAAATGCAACAATTGGTGCACAGTTTAGTGCGATTGTGGGACAACTGGGGGTGCAATCTCAAGAGGCCGCACGTCAAACATCGAACTCGGAGTTCCTAGTAGAGCAAGTGGATACCCGCCGTCAATCCGTCAGTGGTGTATCCTTGGATGAAGAGATGGCCAACATGATCAAGTTCCAACATGCTTATAGTGCTTCTGCACGTTTTATGACCACATATGATCAACTTCTCGATAAATTGATTAACTCTACCGGCATGGTAGGCAGATAA
- a CDS encoding flagellar protein FlgN — MAALDRLIAVLQQMEQSHRDMLALSEVKRQVIVKNDVDELIAVLNKESRFMKQQEPLEIERQSAVHELLQERGIKSMLNLNITEISKLIFDPADKQRLLEVQKKLAGTLHELKEINQLNQKLIEQSLMFIDLSMDIFASRPEQDATYQHPADKNGNPGRIGLFDTRA, encoded by the coding sequence ATGGCAGCACTGGACAGATTAATTGCAGTTTTGCAGCAAATGGAACAAAGTCACCGCGATATGCTGGCACTCAGCGAGGTCAAGAGACAGGTCATTGTCAAAAACGATGTGGATGAACTCATTGCCGTTCTGAACAAAGAATCCCGTTTCATGAAACAACAGGAGCCATTGGAGATTGAACGGCAGAGCGCAGTTCACGAATTGCTTCAGGAGCGTGGGATCAAGTCCATGCTGAACCTGAACATTACGGAGATCTCGAAGCTGATTTTTGATCCGGCTGACAAACAGCGATTGCTTGAAGTCCAGAAGAAGCTGGCGGGAACACTGCATGAATTAAAGGAAATCAATCAACTGAATCAAAAGCTGATCGAGCAATCGTTGATGTTTATTGATCTTTCAATGGATATCTTTGCTTCTCGGCCAGAACAGGATGCCACATATCAGCATCCTGCTGATAAGAACGGCAATCCAGGGCGAATCGGTCTGTTTGACACGCGTGCCTGA
- the flgM gene encoding flagellar biosynthesis anti-sigma factor FlgM encodes MKINEPSRIGAINSYQRNVESNQQADAKKSRRKDEVSISPEAMKMLEEQGRTQDAGRIQRIQELKEQVNSGTYQVDSSKLADKLLPYFKSFDKE; translated from the coding sequence ATGAAAATCAATGAACCGAGTAGGATTGGCGCCATCAATTCATATCAGAGGAACGTTGAATCCAATCAGCAGGCTGATGCCAAGAAGAGCCGCCGTAAGGACGAGGTATCCATTTCTCCGGAGGCGATGAAGATGCTTGAGGAACAAGGGCGTACACAAGATGCAGGACGCATTCAGCGGATACAGGAACTGAAAGAACAGGTCAATTCGGGAACGTATCAGGTAGACAGCAGCAAGCTTGCTGACAAATTGCTACCGTATTTTAAGTCTTTTGATAAGGAATAG
- a CDS encoding TIGR03826 family flagellar region protein encodes MNLGNCPRCGKLYALNFRDVCSKCIKEMEQEYQICVDYLRENKGTNIQELSDATEVSIKTITKFIREGRISIENAPNMMYPCEVCGTLIREGHMCDSCRNRLTKDLAGAAREVGQKDNGNIGGRTYNAVDKLRNS; translated from the coding sequence ATGAATCTAGGTAATTGTCCTCGCTGTGGTAAATTGTATGCGTTGAATTTTCGAGATGTATGCTCGAAATGTATTAAGGAGATGGAACAGGAATATCAGATCTGTGTAGATTATTTGCGCGAAAACAAAGGCACCAACATACAGGAACTATCAGATGCAACAGAAGTTTCGATCAAAACGATTACCAAGTTCATCCGCGAGGGACGGATTTCCATCGAAAACGCCCCGAATATGATGTATCCTTGTGAAGTATGCGGAACATTGATTCGTGAAGGTCATATGTGTGACTCTTGCCGTAATCGTTTGACGAAAGACTTGGCTGGTGCAGCTCGTGAAGTAGGTCAGAAGGATAACGGCAATATAGGCGGACGAACCTACAATGCTGTCGACAAACTGCGCAATTCATAG
- a CDS encoding ComF family protein: protein MFNWLSNITDHVQYLTQRLHHLLAPPGATCLTCGTRAILSSTYPGICPRCVKQIPWIRSIRCLRCGRGVGCPDCARPHLQNRSFILNRSAVQYNALMKEWIGMYKFRGHERYAPLLTALLIQAFQAMSEERNSALAKEPPAPVAHSATHAQQTKPQWRPDAVTYVPVSSERLAERGFNQAERLAAGLAAACRLPSVDLLQRQINTTKQSFKSRGERIETMKNAFSINPDGMQLIEELYRESYLPTQMGMSHAKPIQLLLIDDIYTTGSTLDACGRVILNAGFSMEIPVEIYTLTLARS, encoded by the coding sequence ATGTTCAACTGGCTCAGCAACATAACCGATCACGTGCAGTACCTGACTCAGCGCCTTCATCATCTGCTCGCCCCGCCGGGAGCGACTTGTCTGACATGTGGGACACGAGCGATTCTGTCTTCTACCTATCCAGGCATATGCCCACGTTGTGTGAAGCAGATTCCATGGATTCGTTCCATCCGTTGCCTGCGTTGTGGTCGGGGTGTCGGTTGCCCGGACTGTGCTCGTCCACACTTGCAAAACCGTTCTTTTATCCTCAACCGCAGCGCCGTACAGTACAACGCTCTTATGAAAGAATGGATTGGCATGTACAAATTCCGAGGTCATGAACGATACGCGCCGCTCCTAACCGCGCTGTTGATTCAAGCCTTTCAAGCGATGAGCGAAGAACGAAATTCTGCTTTGGCAAAAGAACCCCCAGCCCCCGTGGCTCATTCCGCCACACATGCTCAACAAACGAAGCCACAATGGCGGCCTGACGCGGTCACCTATGTCCCGGTGAGCAGCGAGCGGCTGGCCGAGCGTGGCTTCAATCAGGCAGAGCGGCTTGCAGCAGGACTTGCCGCCGCCTGCCGCCTACCCAGTGTTGATCTGTTGCAGCGCCAGATCAACACCACCAAACAAAGCTTCAAATCACGCGGTGAGCGTATTGAAACGATGAAGAACGCTTTTTCCATCAACCCGGATGGCATGCAATTAATAGAAGAGCTATACAGGGAATCTTATCTGCCAACACAGATGGGCATGTCACATGCCAAACCCATACAGTTACTGCTAATCGATGATATATACACAACAGGTAGCACCTTGGATGCTTGTGGGCGAGTTATTCTAAATGCTGGCTTCTCCATGGAGATTCCGGTCGAGATTTACACACTGACACTGGCAAGATCCTAA
- a CDS encoding helicase-related protein: MAWTRAERARCHRCGSEARQRVPCAACGLAACAYCEACLALGRSRACALLLRSAAQGAVPRRGEAPRGTALAPTGGGLARWGLSAAQSAAAAAALAFLARPPAGDGPGRFLLWAVTGAGKTEMIFPLLQHTLDRGGRALVATPRRDVVLELAPRLAKAFPDTSLATLYGGSDERWKDAQLTLATTHQLVRFYQGFDLVIIDELDAFPYHNDPMLAHAAASSCKPDGNFVYLSATPPARLQREAAQGKLTHAKVPVRFHRHPLPVPRLIKMVTVAECIKKRNLPSTLKANIHISLKRDAQVFVFVTRIAQIEAFVNLMRRTFPGIHIEGTSSQDPDRASKVIAFRERKIRLLVTTTILERGVTIPRSDVFIFDADNGLFDEASLVQMAGRAGRSMDDPAGRVVFASSRRTRSQVKAVAQIRKMNTIARRKGYLHPPSQT, from the coding sequence GTGGCTTGGACGCGCGCGGAGCGCGCCCGCTGCCACCGTTGTGGCAGCGAAGCCAGGCAGCGCGTGCCCTGCGCTGCCTGCGGTCTGGCGGCGTGCGCCTACTGCGAGGCCTGCCTCGCGCTGGGGCGCAGCCGTGCCTGTGCGCTGCTGCTACGCAGTGCAGCGCAAGGAGCCGTGCCACGACGCGGCGAAGCACCGCGTGGCACGGCCTTGGCCCCCACTGGCGGCGGGCTCGCCCGGTGGGGGCTTAGCGCAGCGCAGAGCGCGGCAGCAGCCGCAGCGCTTGCGTTTTTGGCCCGGCCACCCGCAGGGGATGGGCCGGGGCGGTTTTTGCTGTGGGCCGTGACCGGGGCCGGCAAGACGGAAATGATATTCCCCCTGCTCCAACATACATTGGATCGTGGCGGACGAGCACTGGTCGCTACGCCGCGCAGGGACGTGGTGCTGGAGCTAGCCCCGCGTCTGGCCAAAGCTTTTCCGGACACCTCGCTCGCTACCCTTTACGGAGGCAGTGACGAACGCTGGAAAGACGCGCAGCTCACGCTTGCGACCACACATCAACTGGTGCGTTTTTATCAGGGGTTTGATCTCGTTATCATCGACGAACTGGATGCGTTCCCTTATCACAATGATCCCATGCTCGCTCACGCGGCGGCATCCTCTTGTAAACCGGACGGGAATTTTGTCTATCTATCTGCCACACCCCCAGCTCGGCTACAGAGGGAAGCAGCGCAGGGAAAACTCACTCATGCCAAAGTTCCAGTACGTTTCCACCGTCATCCTTTGCCCGTGCCAAGATTGATCAAAATGGTTACCGTTGCTGAATGTATTAAGAAACGAAATCTTCCTTCTACCTTGAAGGCTAACATACATATTTCATTGAAGCGTGACGCTCAGGTATTTGTCTTTGTAACACGTATTGCCCAGATTGAGGCGTTTGTGAATCTAATGCGTCGTACCTTTCCCGGAATCCATATCGAAGGAACTTCATCTCAGGATCCTGATCGCGCTAGCAAAGTTATAGCCTTTCGTGAACGCAAAATTCGTTTGCTCGTAACGACAACAATTCTGGAGCGTGGCGTGACCATTCCGCGCAGTGATGTTTTTATATTTGATGCAGACAATGGTCTCTTTGATGAAGCTTCACTGGTTCAGATGGCGGGCAGAGCAGGGCGTTCCATGGATGACCCGGCGGGTAGAGTGGTTTTTGCATCATCTCGTCGGACACGTTCCCAGGTTAAGGCCGTTGCACAGATCCGGAAAATGAACACCATCGCTCGTCGCAAAGGTTACCTGCATCCACCATCCCAGACCTAA
- a CDS encoding aspartyl-phosphate phosphatase Spo0E family protein — MKYVVNNQESDLERERESLHALVAMYGLQHPIVIKQSEILDELINRYNRMFSGISKLSNT, encoded by the coding sequence ATGAAATATGTTGTGAACAATCAGGAAAGTGACTTGGAACGTGAACGGGAAAGTTTGCACGCGTTGGTTGCGATGTATGGTTTACAACATCCAATCGTAATTAAGCAATCCGAGATTTTAGATGAGTTGATTAATCGATATAATCGAATGTTCTCAGGCATCTCCAAACTAAGTAATACATAA
- a CDS encoding helix-turn-helix transcriptional regulator: protein MSVLNKTIRTEFLHYIEENKILLYHFAEKSGINSGTLSRVINGSQPISVKILDIMTEYMGLEEGYFYEQYVSELFDDPTMNWRRLRPFITRCAELGKNDCIERTVDLMMENPSYIKPLFDCAESFNAEGSAAAALIIYRKVCEGERYQHAERLAICQYRIFKLSINDDQQNNLECAVQFDPYVARLNELDQLDALKDLMNLYLSLRRWDKAEQLATRMGKLARVQYKIKQQRIRMGKSYQEPSKPLFGYILYSDLIIASIYGEKNEYQQALHYVSCYENHEWIIENNLEAELTKNQFREWATANRYLFEIMAGRIEILDEYVDYLSTKENEILRGLFKLIKAALKYNMNMDHVLERFKTTISSYMFTHEKVGSYTNQIIDDQFVNFLADVGDYYLNSDRVRVGIQFVLDSLAISAKINNDACMVRGFCTFDSIRHLATEEEIHKYTTLLKEVRKKR, encoded by the coding sequence TTGAGTGTATTGAATAAGACGATCCGAACAGAATTTTTACATTACATAGAGGAAAACAAAATCCTTCTTTATCATTTTGCAGAGAAATCAGGCATTAATTCTGGAACGTTAAGCAGGGTGATTAATGGTTCACAGCCCATATCGGTGAAAATTCTGGATATCATGACAGAATACATGGGATTGGAAGAGGGATATTTTTATGAACAGTATGTGAGTGAGTTGTTTGATGACCCTACAATGAACTGGAGACGACTGCGTCCGTTTATCACTCGCTGTGCAGAGCTTGGGAAAAACGATTGTATTGAAAGAACAGTAGATCTAATGATGGAAAATCCTTCGTATATCAAACCTTTGTTTGATTGTGCCGAATCATTTAATGCCGAAGGGAGCGCGGCAGCTGCGCTAATTATATATCGTAAAGTGTGTGAAGGGGAACGGTACCAGCATGCCGAAAGATTGGCGATCTGTCAGTATCGAATATTCAAGCTCTCGATTAATGATGATCAGCAGAATAATCTGGAATGTGCTGTGCAATTTGATCCGTATGTCGCGCGCCTTAATGAGTTGGATCAACTGGATGCGCTGAAAGATCTGATGAATCTATACCTCTCATTGCGTCGTTGGGACAAAGCGGAACAACTGGCAACACGAATGGGCAAACTGGCGAGGGTGCAGTACAAAATCAAACAGCAACGGATTAGAATGGGGAAGAGTTATCAGGAGCCTTCCAAACCTTTGTTTGGTTATATTTTATACTCGGATTTGATCATAGCATCAATTTATGGAGAAAAGAATGAGTATCAGCAGGCGTTACACTACGTATCTTGCTATGAGAATCATGAGTGGATTATTGAGAATAATCTTGAGGCGGAGCTTACAAAGAATCAGTTTCGGGAGTGGGCAACAGCAAATAGGTACCTCTTTGAAATTATGGCAGGAAGAATTGAGATTTTAGATGAGTATGTGGATTATTTATCTACAAAAGAAAATGAGATTCTACGTGGGTTGTTCAAGCTCATTAAGGCAGCACTAAAATATAATATGAATATGGATCATGTGTTGGAACGCTTTAAGACCACAATATCATCATATATGTTCACACATGAGAAGGTGGGTTCCTACACCAATCAGATTATAGATGATCAGTTCGTGAATTTCTTGGCAGATGTAGGTGATTATTATCTAAACTCAGACCGGGTCCGGGTTGGGATTCAATTCGTACTGGATAGTTTGGCAATCTCAGCTAAAATTAACAACGATGCTTGTATGGTGAGAGGGTTCTGTACATTTGATTCCATTCGGCATTTAGCAACAGAAGAAGAAATTCATAAGTACACTACACTGCTGAAGGAGGTTCGAAAAAAGAGATGA
- a CDS encoding response regulator transcription factor, with the protein MENRDTGKASIKVLLADDHQLFREGLKRILNMEDDIEVIGECGDGIQVLEFCNQDKPDIVLMDINMPIENGVEATEKLRELFPDVKVIILSIHDDESYVFETLRKGANGYLLKDMEAESLINAIRSVHEGHAFIHPKVTGKLIMQLRRMTYLNETGAMSEGASKEAGVKFVAGDNNPLTRREAEVLRLMAEGKSNKMIGEFLFISEKTVKNHVSSILQKMEVDDRTQAVINSIKYGWVTL; encoded by the coding sequence ATGGAAAACCGTGATACTGGTAAAGCATCGATTAAAGTTCTTTTGGCTGATGATCATCAGCTGTTCCGTGAGGGACTGAAACGCATTTTAAATATGGAGGACGACATTGAGGTCATCGGCGAATGCGGCGATGGAATTCAAGTGCTCGAATTCTGCAATCAGGATAAACCTGATATCGTATTGATGGACATTAACATGCCAATCGAAAATGGGGTTGAAGCAACGGAGAAATTGCGTGAGCTGTTCCCTGATGTCAAAGTAATTATCTTGTCCATTCATGATGATGAAAGTTATGTATTTGAGACGCTTCGTAAAGGGGCTAACGGATATTTGCTGAAGGATATGGAGGCAGAGTCTCTGATCAATGCGATTCGTTCCGTGCATGAAGGACATGCGTTCATACATCCGAAAGTAACAGGCAAACTGATCATGCAGCTGCGTCGTATGACGTATCTTAATGAAACAGGGGCAATGAGTGAAGGAGCTTCGAAGGAAGCAGGTGTTAAATTTGTCGCTGGCGACAATAACCCGCTTACACGTCGTGAGGCTGAAGTGCTTCGCTTGATGGCAGAAGGTAAGAGCAACAAAATGATTGGTGAATTCTTGTTCATCAGTGAAAAAACAGTAAAAAACCATGTCAGCAGTATTCTGCAGAAGATGGAAGTGGACGACCGTACTCAAGCTGTTATCAATTCGATCAAATATGGTTGGGTTACGCTCTAA
- a CDS encoding sensor histidine kinase: protein MDLQADAIDRVIKNAIQVMENSKYQMFEIMDSTRDELKTLNEELKSVLKETAETIEKVDQLELNYRRSRIRLTEVSRDFVRYSEHDIKQAYEKATQLQLDLMIYREKEMYLKARRDDLQKRAKNVEASVERAETIGSQMGVVLEYLSGELGQVTRIIENAKNRQMIGLKIILAQEEERKRIAREIHDGPAQMLANLVLRTEIVERMLIKQDFKMVQAEIVDLKGQVRSSLEEMRKVIFNLRPMALDDLGLIPTLRKYVQDFEVKTKIRSLFETRGKEHRLSSAMEAAIYRLVQEGLSNAAKHAYPTYVVVEITYQAQLVKIVVQDNGLGFKPELLAKKSKDHTHFGLIGMRERVELLEGRIEIESGENQGTKIVIHIPTNVDKGKE, encoded by the coding sequence GTGGATTTACAAGCCGATGCCATAGACCGCGTCATTAAAAACGCCATACAAGTCATGGAAAACAGCAAATATCAAATGTTCGAAATCATGGACTCGACTCGCGATGAGCTGAAAACGCTCAACGAGGAGTTAAAGTCGGTGTTGAAGGAGACGGCGGAAACGATCGAGAAAGTAGATCAGTTGGAGCTGAACTACCGCCGTTCCCGGATCCGGCTGACTGAGGTTAGCCGCGACTTTGTCCGTTATTCCGAGCATGATATCAAGCAGGCATATGAGAAAGCAACACAGCTGCAGCTGGATCTGATGATTTATCGTGAGAAGGAAATGTATCTGAAGGCCCGTCGGGATGACCTACAGAAGCGTGCCAAAAATGTGGAAGCTTCTGTGGAGCGTGCCGAGACCATCGGTTCGCAGATGGGTGTTGTACTCGAATACCTGTCAGGTGAACTAGGTCAAGTGACCCGGATCATTGAAAATGCCAAAAATCGACAAATGATTGGTTTGAAAATAATTTTGGCCCAGGAAGAAGAGCGGAAACGTATTGCTCGTGAAATTCATGACGGGCCTGCCCAGATGCTCGCCAATCTAGTGCTTAGGACGGAAATTGTAGAAAGAATGCTCATTAAGCAGGATTTTAAGATGGTCCAGGCCGAAATAGTAGATTTGAAAGGCCAGGTTCGTTCCAGTCTTGAAGAAATGAGAAAAGTAATTTTCAATCTGCGTCCTATGGCACTGGATGATCTGGGACTGATTCCAACGCTTCGGAAGTACGTGCAGGATTTTGAGGTAAAAACGAAAATCCGGTCGCTTTTTGAAACAAGAGGTAAGGAACATCGTTTATCTTCAGCCATGGAGGCTGCAATCTACCGCCTTGTGCAGGAAGGTCTGTCGAATGCTGCAAAGCATGCTTATCCCACATATGTTGTAGTGGAAATTACATACCAGGCTCAGCTCGTCAAAATTGTCGTTCAGGACAATGGGCTTGGGTTCAAACCGGAGCTTCTTGCGAAGAAAAGCAAGGATCATACCCACTTCGGTCTGATTGGGATGAGAGAACGGGTTGAACTGTTAGAAGGAAGAATAGAGATTGAATCCGGAGAAAATCAAGGAACCAAAATAGTGATTCATATCCCGACAAACGTGGATAAGGGAAAGGAGTAG